Genomic segment of Saccharomyces cerevisiae S288C chromosome XV, complete sequence:
ATTGCTTCTCCAATCTCGCCCCTTAGCGCAGGGTAAACCTTGGAAAATGCAGGCGCAAAAAACTCCGCCGGGCACAGCCTCACGCCCAGCGTTATCGCCGGGCCGGCAAGAGCGCGGGTCCGCCACAGAGTCAGCATGATTGTGCAATTGCGTAAACTCGTTTTTTCGGCGCCGCAAAGCCAAATACATCATATCAACACTTTTCACTTTATTTTTCGTTCGACCCTTATATTTGTCTTTTGCCTTCATGCTCCTTGATTTCCTATTTCATTTACCATCATTTCTTCGATCCCCCTCATCGTGATGTAGTCAACcctcttcttgttttaaTACGTTAATCTCCCTGAAATACTTTAAATACGTATGTGCGCAAGTGCTTAGAAACATGTATACATCgagtatatatatatgtatgtattCGCTTGATGTGGGTTCTTGGTTATCTATCCTTTATTGTATTTACTATGTCTACTACGTCTACGATATTTAGCAAATAGTACTCCTTTTTGTTATACTATTATATTAAGTTATATTTGAGCACATCATATTCAAAGCAGCGAAAGGTTAGATATTTATAGCACATACGTACTATGGCTGACAGTTCTTCGACTTCGGCGTTCATTTCAACCCTGATTATCTACGGTCTTACCGCCGTCGTGTTTGTCTGGCTCTTTTTGCTATTGCGGCCCAAGAATAGAAGAGTATACGAGCCACGGTCTCTTAAGGACATTCAGACTATTCCGGAGGAAGAGAGAACGGAACCAGTTCCTGAAGGCTACTTCGGGTGGGTTGAATATCTACTCTCGAAACCGCACTCGTTTCTCATCCAGCACACAAGCGTGGACGGCTATTTTCTGTTAAGATATATCGGTATCGTGGGTTCACTTTCGTTTGTGGGCTGTTTGCTTCTTTTACCGATATTGCTTCCCGTGAACGCTACCAACGGTAACAACCTTCAAGGCTTTGAACTGctatcattttcaaatgttACCAACAAGAACAGGTTTTACGCGCACGTTTTCCTCTCGTGGATCTTTTTTGGCCTGTTCACCTATGTCATCTACAAGGAGCTGTATTACTACGTCGTGTTTAGACATGCTATGCAGACAACACCACTCTATGACGGACTGCTGTCTTCTAGGACGGTTATCGTCACAGAATTGCACAAGAGCATCGCTCAAGAGGGGGAGATGCAAATGCGTTTCCCCAAGGCTTCCAATGTGGCCTTCGCGTATGATCTCTCAGACTTGCAAGAATTGTGTAAAGAAAGAGCTAAGAACGCTGCGAAGTACGAAGCTGCGTTGAATAAGGTTCTAAACAAGTGCGTGAAAATGACCCGAAACAAGACCCAAAAGCAACTTGACAAGTTGTACAATAACGGTACCAAGCCAAAGGACGATTTAGAGACATACGTGCCACATAAAAAGCGCCCTAAACATCGTTTGGGAAAATTGCCGCTTTGTCTAGGCGGCAAAAAAGTTAATACGTTGTCTTATTCTAGTAAAAGGATTGGGGAATTGAACGAAGAGATTCATGAAAAACAAGCCGATTGGGCCAGTAATGATAGGCAACCTGCCTGCTTTATCCAGTTCGAGACTCAATTGGAAGCGCAAAGATGCTACCAATCTGTGGAAGCAATCTTGggtaagaaaaattttggtaaGCGTCTTATTGGCTACTCGCCAGAAGACGTTAACTGGGGCAGCATGCGTCTCAGTTCAAAGGAGAGACACTCCAGGAGAGCTGTGGCAAATACAATCATGGTGTTATTGATTATCTTTTGGGCTTTCCCCGTTGCTGTGGTTGGTATCATCTCCAACGTCAATTTCCTTACCGATAAAGTTCCCTTCTTACGTTTCATCAACAACATGCCCACCTTCCTGATGGGTGTCATTACTGGTTTGTTGCCTACTATTGCGTTGGTCGTTTTGATGTCTCTAGTGCCACCTTTTATCGTAATGTTGGGGAAACTTAGTGGTTGCGTCACTAGGCAAGAAACGGATCTATACTCCCAAGCATGGTATTACGCTTTCGCTGTGATTCAAATCTTTTTAGTTGTCACCGCTACCTCTTCTGCATCTTCCACCGTTGACTCGATTATTGACAGACCAAGATCCGCCATGACACTATTGGCAAATAACTTGCCAAAGGCATCCAACTTTTATATCATGTACTTCATATTGAAAGGTTTAACTGGCCCCACATGGACGATCTTGCAGGCAGTTAACTTGCTGCTAAGTAAAGTCCTAGGTAGAGTGTTGGATTCTACCCCAAGGCAAAAATGGAACCGCTACAATACTTTGGCCACGCCGCGCATGGGCATTGTTTACCCAGGCATTGAAATTCTGGTTTGCATTTATATCTGTTACTCGATTATCGCCCCTATACTGCTATTTTTCAGTACCGTAATGTTGACGCTACTTTATGTGGCGTATTTGTACAATTTAAACTACGTGTTTGGCTTCTCCTTCGATTTAAAGGGGCGCAATTATCCAAGAGCACTTTTCCAGATTTTTGTTGGAATTTACTTGAGTGAAGTATGTCTGCTTGGACTGTTTATCATGGCAAAAACCTGGGGTCCTTTGGTCCTGGAAGTGTTTTGGATCGTGGTCACTGCCCTAgctcatatatatatgaagAGGAAATTCATACCGCTATTCGACGCAGTTCCTTTAAGCGCCATCAGACATGCAAGAGGTGAGCCCGGCTATTCCTATCCTACATCGGACTTGGGTCTCCAGGAAATCAAGGACATTGCAGATGAAATGAAGGGCAAATACGAACAAGACAATACACAC
This window contains:
- a CDS encoding uncharacterized protein (hypothetical protein; conserved among S. cerevisiae strains; YOL085C is not an essential gene; partially overlaps dubious ORF YOL085W-A) → MKAKDKYKGRTKNKVKSVDMMYLALRRRKNEFTQLHNHADSVADPRSCRPGDNAGREAVPGGVFCACIFQGLPCAKGRDWRSNKNAGWGCDDDDHDNWCHYLSCRKNLSAFAT
- the PHM7 gene encoding Phm7p (hypothetical protein; expression is regulated by phosphate levels; green fluorescent protein (GFP)-fusion protein localizes to the cell periphery and vacuole; protein abundance increases in response to DNA replication stress) codes for the protein MADSSSTSAFISTLIIYGLTAVVFVWLFLLLRPKNRRVYEPRSLKDIQTIPEEERTEPVPEGYFGWVEYLLSKPHSFLIQHTSVDGYFLLRYIGIVGSLSFVGCLLLLPILLPVNATNGNNLQGFELLSFSNVTNKNRFYAHVFLSWIFFGLFTYVIYKELYYYVVFRHAMQTTPLYDGLLSSRTVIVTELHKSIAQEGEMQMRFPKASNVAFAYDLSDLQELCKERAKNAAKYEAALNKVLNKCVKMTRNKTQKQLDKLYNNGTKPKDDLETYVPHKKRPKHRLGKLPLCLGGKKVNTLSYSSKRIGELNEEIHEKQADWASNDRQPACFIQFETQLEAQRCYQSVEAILGKKNFGKRLIGYSPEDVNWGSMRLSSKERHSRRAVANTIMVLLIIFWAFPVAVVGIISNVNFLTDKVPFLRFINNMPTFLMGVITGLLPTIALVVLMSLVPPFIVMLGKLSGCVTRQETDLYSQAWYYAFAVIQIFLVVTATSSASSTVDSIIDRPRSAMTLLANNLPKASNFYIMYFILKGLTGPTWTILQAVNLLLSKVLGRVLDSTPRQKWNRYNTLATPRMGIVYPGIEILVCIYICYSIIAPILLFFSTVMLTLLYVAYLYNLNYVFGFSFDLKGRNYPRALFQIFVGIYLSEVCLLGLFIMAKTWGPLVLEVFWIVVTALAHIYMKRKFIPLFDAVPLSAIRHARGEPGYSYPTSDLGLQEIKDIADEMKGKYEQDNTHGILTPVTKDDLKKANLIPDNDGSSENGTPSNPFESGSERASLSGSNAESDSIKKLNDTVIKKSSTLSSSTKDNNESTFVPEGEKFRKFHYSDVEALRNKRPYDEDDHSKHGPEGAVPVNADAGVIYSDPAAVMKEPQAFPPDVLETNTWTRRILQFFNPRRSYPFDSVRMRFPLVFNTSIEYDEEYLSSAYTDPCVREKDPIVWCCKDPLGVSKQQIQEARSNGLDVRDDFTRYDEKGKVIFTYNPPDYEPEAKK